The Oncorhynchus mykiss isolate Arlee chromosome 5, USDA_OmykA_1.1, whole genome shotgun sequence DNA window taaagagaaggggagggagagtgggTAAAGAGCAGGGGGGGAAGAGTGGGTAAAGAGCAGGGGGGGGGAAGAGTGGGTAAAGAGCAGGGGGGGGGAAGAGTGGGTAAAGAGCAGGGGGGGGAAGAGTGGGTAAAGAGCAGGGGGGGGAAGAGTGGGTAAAGAGCAGGGGGGGGAAGAGTGGGTAAAGAGCAGGGGGGGGAAGAGTGGGTAAAGAGCAGGGGGGGGAAGAGTGGGTAAAGAGCAGGGGGGGGAAGAGTGGGTAAAGAGCAGGGGGGAAGAGTGGGTAAAGAGCAGGGGGGAAGAGTGGGTAAAGAGCAGGGGGGAAGAGTGGGTAAAGAgcaggggggaagaggagagagtgggtaaagagcaggggggaagaggagagagtgggtaaagagcaggggggaagaggagagagtgggtaaagagcaggggggaagaggagagagtgggtaaagagcaggggggaagaggagagagtgggtaaagagcaggggggaagaggagagagtgggtaAAGAGTGGGtaaagagaaggggaggggggaagagTGGGTAAAGAGAAGGGGGGCAAAGTGGGTAAAAAGCAGGGGGGAAGAGTGGGTAAAGAGCGgggggggagagtgggcaaagagcagggggggagagtgggcaaagagcagggggggagagtgggcaaagagcagggggggagagtgggcaaagagcaggggggggagagtgggcaaagagcagggggggagagtgggcaaagagcagggggggagagtgggcaaagagcagggggggagagtgggcaaagagcagggggggagagtgggcaaagagcagggggggaggagtgggcaaagagcagggggggagagtgggcaaagagcagggggggagagtgggcaaagagcagggggggagagtgggcaaagagcagggggggagagtgggcaaagagcagggggggagagtgggcaaagagcagggggggagagtgggcaaagagcagggggggagagtgggcaaagagcagggggggaaGTGTGGGTAAAGagcagggggaagaggagagagtgggcaaagagcaggggggagagtgggcaaagagcaggggggagagtgggcaaagagcaggggggagagtgggcaaagagcaggggggagggtgggcaaagagcaggggggagggtgggcaaagagcagggggggagagtgggcaaagagcagggggggagagtgggcaaagagcaggggggagggtgggcaaagagcagggggggagggtgggcaaagagcagggggggagggtgggcaaagagcagggggggagggtgggcaaagagcagggggggagagtgggcaaagagcaggggggagggtgggcaaagagcagggggggagggtgggcaaagagcaggggggaGGGTGGGGAAAGAGCAGGGGGGGAGggtgggcaaagagcagggggggagggtgggcaaagagcagggggggagggtgggcaaagagcagggggggagagtgggcaaagaccgggggggggagagtgggcaaagagcaggggggggaagagtgggcaaagagcagggaggggaagagtgggcaaagagcagggggggaagagtgggcaaagagcggtggggggagagtgggcaaagagcagggggggagagtgggcaaagagcagggggggagagtgggcaaagagcagggggggagagtgggcaaagagcagggggggagagtgggcaaagagcagggggggagagtgggcaaagagcagggggggagagtgggcaaagagcagggggggagagtgggcaaagagcagggggggagagtgggcaaagagcagggggggagagtgggcaaagagcagggggggagagagggcaaagagcagggggggagagagggcaaagagcagggggggagagagggcaaagagcaggggggagagagggcaaagagcagggggggaagagtgggcaaagagcagggggggagagagggcaaagagcagggggggagagagggcaaagagcagggggggagagagggcaaagagcagggggggagagagggcaaagagcagggggggagagagggcaaagagcagggggggagagagggcaaagagcagggggggagagagggcaaagagcagggggggagagagggcaaagagcagggggggagagagggcaaagagcagggggggagagagggcaaagagcagggggggagagagggcaaagagcagggggggagagtgggcaaagagcagggggggagagtgggcaaagagcagggggggagagtgggcaaagagcagggggggagagtgggcaaagagcagggggggagagtgggcaaagagcagggggggagagtgggcaaagagcagggggggagagtgggcaaagagcagggggggagagtgggcaaagagcagggggggagagtgggcaaagagcagggggggggagtgggcaaagagcagggggggagagtgggcaaagagcagggggggagagtgggcaaagagcagggggggaaGTGTGGGTAAAGagcagggggaagaggagagagtgggcaaagagcaggggggagagtgggcaaagagcaggggggagagtgggcaaagagcaggggggagagtgggcaaagagcagggggagagtgggcaaagagcaggggggagggtgggcaaagagcagggggggggggtgggcaaagagcaggggggagagtgggcaaagagcaggggggagagtgggcaaagagcaggggggagagtgggcaaagagcaggggggagagtgggcaaagagcaggggggagagtgggcaaagagcagggggggagggtgggcaaagagcaggggggggggggcaaagaacagggggggagagtgggcaaagagcagggggggagagtgggcaaagaccagggggggagagtgggcaaagaccagggggggagagtgggcaaagaccagggggggagagtgggcaaagagcagggaggggggagagtgggcaaagagcagggaggggggagagtgggcaaagagcagggaggggggagagtgggcaaagagcagggaggggggagagtgggcaaagagcagggaggggggagagtgggcaaagagcagggagggggggagagtgggcaaagagcagggggggagagtgggcaaagagcagggggggggagagtgggcaaagagcagggggggcagagtgggcaaagagcagggggggcagagtgggcaaagagcagggggggcagagtgggcaaagagcagggggggcAGAGTGGGCAAAGAGCAGTGGGGGGAGAGTGGGAAAAGAGCAGTGGGGGGAGAGTGGGAAAAGAGCAGTggggggagagtgggcaaagagcaggggggagagtgggcaaagagcaggggggagagtgggcaaagagcaggggggaGAGTGGGTAAAGAGCAGGGGGGGAAGAGTGGGTAAAGAGCAGGGGGGGAAGAGTGGGTAAAGAGCAGGGGGGAAGTGTGGGTAAAGAgcaggggggaagaggagagagtgagtaaagagcaggggaggggggaagaggagagagtgggtaaagagaaggggaggggggcaAAGTGGGTaaagagcaggggggggggggggggagtgggtaAAGAGGGAGGATGCTGTGGCGCTGGGGTATGGAGCCGTGGTGTGAGGATGCTGTGGCGCTGAGGTATGGGGCCGTGGTGGGAGGATACTGTGGCGCTGGGGTGTGGGAGGATGCTGTGGCGCTGGGCTGTGGGAGGATGCTGTGGAGCTGGGGTGTGGGAGGATGCTGTAAAGCAGGGGTTGTGGGAGGATGCTGTGGAGCTGGGGTTGTGGAGCTGGGGTTGTGGGAGGATGCTGTGGAGCTGGGGTTGTGGGAGGATGCTGTGGAGCTGAGGTTGTGGGAGGATGCTGTGGAGCTGGGGTTGTGGGAGGATGCTGTGGAGCTGGGGTTGTGGGAGGATGCTGTGGAGCTGGGGTGTGGGAGGATGCTGTGGAGCTGGGGTGTGGGGCCGTGGTGGGAGGATGCTGTGGCGCTGGGGTGTGGGAGGATGCTGTGGCGCTGGGGTGTGGGGCCGTGGTGGGAGGATGCTGTGGCGCTGGGGTGTGGGAGGATGCTGTGGCGCTGGGGTGTGGGAGGATGCTGTGGAGCTGGGGTTGTGGGAGGATGCTGTGGAGCTGGGGTTGTGGGAGGATGCTGTGGAGCTGGGGTTGTGGAGCTGGGGTTGTGGGAGGATGCTGTGGAGCTGGGGTTGTGGGAGGATGCTGTGGAGCTGGGGTTGTGGGAGGATGCTGTGGAGCTGGGGTTGTGGGAGGATGCTGTGGAGCTGGGGTTGTGGAGCTGGGGTTGTGGGAGGATGCTGTGGAGCTGGGATTGTGGAGCTGGGGTTGTGGGAGGATGCTGTGGAGCTGGGGTTGTGGGAGGATGCTGTGGAGCTGGGGTTGTGGGAGGATGCTGTGGAGCTGGGGTGTGGGAGGATGCTGTGGAGCTGGGGTGTGGGGCCGTGGTGGGAGGATGCTGTGGCGCTGGGGTGTGGGACCGTGGTGGGAGGATGCTGTGGCGCTGGGGTGTGGGAGGATGCTGTGGCGCTGGGGTGTGGGTGGCATCAGGTTGGAGTTCACAGGGAGATCAGAGTAGGATAATGTCACCATGTCATCTTATTCtgactgatcctaaatcagccaCCCTTATACTGGTGAGAGGTTTTATGAAACACGaccaaactgatcctaaatcagctaTCAAGACACTTAATACATCCGGCCCCAGACCACAACCAAAGGCGACTGGAATGACACACAGACAAGTAAATTGTCTGTATCACCAACCATGCTCGTGATCCTACTAATGACGAACAAATTATGTCCATGAATGATTAGGCTCCTCTCTCCTCGGTAAATAATTGGAAACATAAAACACGAGGACGGCGAGGTAATTACACAACAATCACGGTCTAAATGAGTTCCAGAGAGACAGGTGTTAGTCTGAGTTCACGGATCCTCCCTGGTAAGAGACCATTTAAATAATTAAATGACCCTCGGAGGACCATGATAGTACTCTGGTCCTCCCTCCGCAACGTGTGGCTTCATTCTCAGGACTGACCATTGCAACAAAGTAACGCTTTAGTTAAACACTGGCTATATTTAAATCggctgaaataaaaaatgaacacTCCGGCAATATCGGAACCAATTCCACATTGCCCTCAGCAACAGCACACGAACCCATCGACCCGTAGACGCTGTGAGAAGCAAGACAATAGCTGAATAGGCGAATAGCAACAACAATTTGTCTATTTCTCACCGAGTGGCCGGGGCTGCCACCGAATGCATCACGGAGAACTTACCGTGCGATGAACGTATATTCCAATGGACGTGCACATCCATCAAAGGGAATGGAAGAAAATAATGCCCAGACGCGTGCATGCTACTCCATATTGTTAATCAGCGCTACAGTGTCTGCTAGTAGCTTTGAGATGGGTGATGAGAACACCATCAAGTACCCCTCGCAACAGCACACAGAACTGGGAGGAGTCAAACTTCTATTCTTTAAATTTGGCGGATCGCAACCAACTGAAAGGTGCGTACACCGCCATCTACTGTAGTGGAGAGTGAGGCCGGACAGGGCCTCCATATTCATCTTTAGCTCTCATCTTGCCCTATTTCTACCTACTGTTCTAGAGTatgaattcattacactttgtgacACAAAAAAAGATGGGAAAAGGGAAGAAACACTGCCcttccaactaaccctacacccattaaaacctcaccattataccaactaaccctacacccattaaaacttCACCGTTCTACCAACTAACCCTTCCCCCATTAAAACCTccccactataccaactaacccatTAAAACTccccactataccaactaaccctacacccattaaaacctccccactataccaactaaccctacacccattaaaacctccccactataccaactaacccttcacccattaaaacctccccactataccaactaaccctacacccattaaaacctccccactataccaactaacccttcacccattaaaacctccccactataccaactaaccctacacccattaaaacctccctACTATACCAaataaccctacacccattaaaacctccccactataccaactaacccatTAAAACTCCCCACTATACAACTAACCCTACAACCATTAAGACCgcccactataccaactaaccctacacccattaaaacctccccactatatcaactaaccctacacccattaaaacctccccactataccaactaaccctatacccattaaaacctcccACTATagcaactaaccctacacccattaaaacctccccactataccaactaaccctacacccattaaaacctccccactataccaactaaccctatacccattaaaacctcccACTATAGCAACTAACCcgacacccattaaaacctcctcactataccaactaaccctacaccccattaaaacctcaccactattcCACTTCTTGGCCCCCATCTGATCCCACACCCGGCCAGCAGCCTGGGaggtcaggacactgttgttcaacACACCTTGTAACTCCTCTGCAGTAAAATCTTGTCCACCCAAGTATGTAAGTAAgttctgcagctgccaccacgtcCATTCTCTGGGATTTATGTTCAATTTCTGCGGTAGAGTTGATAAGCATGGCTATGAACGCTAAGAAACCAACCTCACGTTATTCCTATCACTCTCTATTGGCCCACTCAAAGGTAGCCTCTTATGACCTATCACCCTGGACTCatcttcctctactactctcttACTGCCTCATAATACAACACCTTCTGTTATACTCTGACCCTggcaacctctctctctcgcaccggACACTTCTGATCACCAGCAACATGGGCATTCCCACAATtgacacactgctgcaacatgaccataaatTTGGCATCTAAAACACCTTAGTGGGTTCGGCACAAAAGCGCTCACGGGATAAATTACATATCCTAACATGATTTTGACAGGTGAAAACTCAAAAGAACATGCAGTGTCTTCTCAGATTCACCACGCTCGTCACCGTGTCTGTGTCACACCAAACGACGGGTGTCACAGACACGGGGAATCTTCAATTTTAGTTGTTCCACCTCAACACTTAACGCCACCCCAGTAATCCCTCCTTTCAAATGCAACCTTGCACCGGAGAGCAATGCAAGTCAGAGGTCTTATCCCAAGGCATGTGATGCGAAGCGCCCGCTCCCTCTGGGAGAAAGAAACACAGAACATCTTCACAAGACCACTTTGAGCTACCTTCACCAATTTAACAGTACCCAACTTATTTTCTACCCAGCTTGAAACCACATATGTGCCTGCTAACAGGCAGGGATCCACTTTCTCAAAAAATCTCACTCATCCTTTGCGTGACCTTCAGGGTGAGGCTCGGAGTCAGAGGTCTTCACCACACCTGCAACTACAGGTAACTCAtcctctgtcacgccctgatctgtttcacctgtccttgtgattgtctccaccccctccaggtgtcgcttattttccccagtgtatttttCCCTATGTTCACTGTCTCtttgtgccagttcgtcttgtatgtttccaagtcaaccaatGTTTCTcctgttctcctgctttttgcattcccCTTTTTCTAgccctcccggttttgacccttgcctgtttctggactttgtacccgcctgcctgacctttCTGTCTGACTTGAcaatgagcctgcctgccactctgtacctcctggactctgatctggttttgaccttttgcctgtcctcgaccattctcttgcctaatccttttggattaataaacattgtaagactccaaccatctgcctcatgtgtctgcatctgggtcttgccttgtgtcatgatagccatggccatgacagacccagcacACTTGGACCAGCTCCTCcacgctgtctccctgcagggagccaccattgggagACCTCAGGAGTTGTTACTCGGCCTTTTGGGAGGGCTCAGGTCCTTGACGGAACGCCACAACCATGGGTTAAAGGTtattatggagcaaatcaggGAGTTAGCTCAGAGGCTGCCTCCCACCTCTGGAAAAACCCCAATCATCCAGTATTTTTCCCCTCTCTGTGGTAAGTTTGTACAGCCTATTCCAGCTCCCCGAGAACCCCGCTTACCACCTCTGGATTGATATTCGGGGAATCCTGGTGCCTGCCGGGGTTTTATTTCTCAGTGCTCGCTTATTTTTTGAGATACAGCCATCTTTCCTTCCTTCAGACCGATCGAAGATAGCGTTTACCATTACGCTAATGCCGGGAAGGGTGTTCTCCTGGGCTATGGTAGTTCGGGAGCAACAATCTGCCATTTGTGGTCATTTGGAGGAATTTATGGCAGAGGTGAGAAAGGTATTTGAGTCTCAGGTATCTGGGAGAAAGGCGGCCAGTAAACTGCTTGACTTACGTCAGAACccccgtagtgtggcagactacaaTTTTCACACGTTGGCcgctgagagtgcctggaatccggaGTCTCTCTCCGAAACCTTTAACTGAGGTGGTAAAAGATGATCTAGCTGCTCGGGAATTGCCAGTGGACCTCGACTCACTTATCATCCTAACCGTCAAAATCAATGGACGCCTAAGGAAACGTaggagtgagaggaggtctgGTCTCGGGCACACTCGTGCACCCACTATGGCTCATTCACCTTCGAGGGATTCGGAAGTTTCCGAAGGCAGCTTTTCCAAGAGGATTCAAAGCCACCCGAGCGCTCTCATGAATCTACGTCAGGTGAGTTGGATACTAATGAGCCTATGCAGTTGGGAAGAGCTAGGTTGTCCGTTGGGGAACGCTCACGGAGGATGAACAGTAACTGTTGTCTGTACTGTGGAGGGGCAGGACATTTTATAGCTAGCTACCTGCCCTATTAGGAAACCCTTGTCTCTAGTGGGTACCAGCACTATGGTGAGTCAGACTGGGAGTTCCCTAATTCCCATCACCCGCACACCCTTTTTGCGCTTGTGATGTGGGGAGACCAATCAAGTCTCTCCGAGTGCTCATTGAAAGTCACGCAAACAGATCTAAATATgatggggtcatattagtttttAAATCCAACAGTGtggatgctacagacagaagaTGGCACATTGGCGGTACCAATTTTCTGGATGTCTCCTTTTCTGATGAACAGTGCAGTAGCCATGGACATTAAAACCAGTAGACAGTGATACCGCTGACGTCATACACATATTCCTATGGAAAACCCCCGATGGCACCGGAAGTATTTGAAGCGCCATATTGCTGAATCACTGAGGTATAATGCAAGCAATAAGGCTGGAGGGGATATGACCAAtacaccacagctaagggctgttcttatgcacctatgactgtaagtcgctttggataaatgGAATATATTATGATTACTTCAATAAAACAATTCATCATTTTCAAGTTGCCTTCCAGCTAATTTCTTAGTTACATGTTTGTTTAACTAGCAAAGGAGTTTTGAAGTTGAGGGTGCAGTATTTCTGAAGTTTGGGAATGAGGACTAAATCTAGCATAGAAAAGATTGGATTACCCAATGGGAAAAGATTGGATTACCCAATTGGAAAATATTGGATTACCCAATGGGAAAAGATTGGATTACCCAATGGGAAAAGATTGGATTACCCAATGGGAAAAGATTGGATTACCCAATGGGAAAAGATTGGATTACCCAATGAGAAAAGATTGGATTACCCAATGAGAAAAGATTGGATTACCCAATGAGAAAAGATTGGATTACCCAATGAGAAAAGATTGGATTACCCAATGAGAAAAGATTGGATTACCCAATGAGAAAAGATTGGATTACCCAATGAGAAAAGATTGGATTACCCAATGAGAAAAGATTGGATTACCCAATGAGAAAAGATTGGATTACCCAATGAGAAAAGATTGGATTACCCAATGAGAAAAGATTGGATTACCCCAGGAGAAAATATTGGATTACCCCATGAGAAAAGATTTGATTACCCCATGAGAAAAAAGTGGACTGTACAGTTccatgaaaaagtatttgccacctttctaattttctcaatgtttataaatattttttactgaatgttatctgatatagagcagaattcatggttccttctattaaggcaagtcatccaggtcctgaagcagcaaagcatcctcaaaccatcacactaccaccaccatgcttgaccttTGGTaaaaggttcttactgtggaatgcagtgtttggtttttgcCAGGCATATTGGGACCCATTACTACACCCTGTTACATCATCCCAGGTAGCTTGCATGGACAGGGTTCTGCTACCACTAGAGAAGCCAGTCTCTTCTCACTTCCAGCTGGCATGGACAGGGTTCTGCCTCCACTAGAGAATCCAGTCTCTTCTCACTCCCAGCTGGCATGGACAGGGTTCTGCCACCACTAGAGAATCCAGTCTCTTCTCACTCCCAGCTGGCATGGACAGGGTTCTGCCACCACTAGAGAATCCAGTCTCTTCTCACTCCCAGCTGGCATGGACAGGGTTCTGCCACCACTAGAGAATCCAGTCTCTTCTCACTCCCAGCTGGCATGgacaagagtgtgtaaagctgtcatcaagacaaagggtgagCATTTTGAAGatatataatataaaatagattttgatttgttttggttactacatgatgtgttatttcatagttgttatgttctcattattctacaatgtagaaaatagtaaaaagaaaaagTGAAAAACAgcggaatgagtaggtgtgtgactggtactgtatgtgatggtgtgtatagtgTTGCATTAGAGAGCTCATGAGGGGTGGAGTAAGTGATGCAGAACAGAGTTTCCTAAGTACCACATTCCAGGCCAAGAGTTTACCGTTCTGTATTTGATGGCCCCCTTTCAAGCCGATCACAAGACACATCAACTGCTCCCTTTACGACTCTGAATGGACTGAGGAGGACAAGAGCCAAAGAACTGACTGTCTTTTACGACTCACTTGTTAAGGAAGGGGGTTATTAGAGACTTTTTGGCTGCCAGAGCCAAATGTCTCTTCCCACTCTTTGTAACAAAGACAAAATGGAGCGCAGAAGGACAATTAAACACATTTTCTTGACTGTATTGGAACTGTTGGAAACGTTGATGTAACCTGAATGTACATGGTGAtgctctttctatctcttcccaTGTTATTAATTAAAACAGCAATCAGTGTTTTTCTGTAACAAAATGTATGGATCTGGTCATACTATGCATTTCATCCTGGAGACTGTTATTCTAATTCAAAACACCTTTTAACATTATATGAACACTTTTGAGCAAATATCAGGTTTTGTCCCCATATT harbors:
- the LOC118964541 gene encoding splicing factor 3A subunit 2-like; its protein translation is MHSVAAPATRATASSHTPAPQHPPTTVPHPSATASSHHGPTPQLHSILPHPSSTASSHNPSSTASSHNPSSTASSHNPSSTIPAPQHPPTTPAPQPQLHSILPQPQLHSILPQPQLHSILPQPQLHSILPQPQLHNPSSTASSHNPSSTASSHNPSSTASSHTPAPQHPPTPQRHSILPPRPHTPAPQHPPTPQRHSILPPRPHTPAPQHPPTPQLHSILPQPQLHSILPQPQLHSILPQPQLHSILPQPQLHSILPQPQLHNPSSTASSHNPCFTASSHTPAPQHPPTAQRHSILPHPSATVSSHHGPIPQRHMLKD